The proteins below are encoded in one region of Sporosarcina sp. FSL K6-1508:
- a CDS encoding DUF2383 domain-containing protein, whose product MDTSVIKELNTFLEGNFMAIHAYEKYIHHIDDSEIKQTLQNIQQDHKQHAMVIAERIQNLGGIPVDDVGMMGSVAELINKIKGSAKNLAPILKDALLGEQRGIEKSKELLTGDIDPESLELVKGILKHDQKHVDLLDKLLSDTLN is encoded by the coding sequence ATGGACACTAGTGTAATCAAAGAATTGAATACATTCCTTGAGGGAAACTTCATGGCCATTCACGCCTATGAAAAGTACATTCACCACATCGATGATTCAGAAATAAAACAGACCCTTCAAAACATTCAACAAGATCATAAACAACATGCAATGGTGATCGCCGAGAGAATACAAAATCTTGGTGGTATCCCCGTTGATGATGTAGGCATGATGGGAAGTGTTGCAGAATTAATTAATAAGATAAAAGGTTCAGCTAAAAATCTTGCTCCCATATTGAAAGATGCTCTTCTGGGTGAACAAAGAGGCATTGAAAAATCTAAAGAGCTTCTTACTGGTGACATAGATCCCGAAAGCTTAGAACTTGTTAAGGGCATTTTGAAGCACGACCAAAAACATGTTGACTTATTAGATAAACTTTTATCAGATACGCTTAATTAG